Part of the Hyalangium gracile genome is shown below.
CCAGGGCTGGGGCGAGGCGCGGGTGTTCTCGCTGCCGGTGCAGCTGGGCAACCGGCAATGGATGATCCATGCGAGCGAGACGCAGCAGGGCTTCGCCAACGCCACGCGCCGCTGGCAGACCTGGGCGGTGCTGGCCGGCGGCCTGCTGTTCACCGGGCTGCTCGCGGTGCTGCTGCTGGACCAGAGCGGCGAGAAGGCGCGAGTGGCGGCCCTGGTGGCCGAGCGCACACAGACCCTGCACCAGCGCGAGCAGTTCCTCAGCACGGTGCTGCAGTCGGCGCTGGACGGCCTGCTGACGCTGGATGACAGCGGGCGGGTACGCAGCGCCAACCCGGCGGCGGGCCGCCTGCTGGGGATGACCACCGCCGAGTGGGAGGGGCTGCCCCTGGCGCAGGTGCTGCCCACCCTGGAGTGGCCGCTGCTGCGCGCCGAGCTGGACCAGCTGCCCCCCGAGTCTCCAGGCCTCCGCCGGGAGACCCATGCCCGACGCCGGGACGGGACGGAGGTGCCGGTGGAGCTGGCGCTCAGCAATGCCTCCGCCAGTGGCGTGCGGACCTACGTGTGCCTGCTGCACGATGCCTCCGAGCGCATCCGCGTCAACCGCATGAAGGACGAGTTCGTCTCCACCGTCAGCCACGAGCTGCGCACCCCGCTGACGTCCGTCCTCGGAGCCCTCAGCCTCATCAACCGCGGCGGAGTGGCGACCCAGCCCGAGCTGCTCTCGCAGCTGCTCGGCATCGCGGAGAACAACGCCCAGCGCCTGCTGCAGCTCATCAACGATCTGCTCGACGTCGACAAGATGGAGGCCGGTCACCTCTCCCTGCAGTGTCAGCCGACAGAGCTGGCCCCCCTGCTGAGCCGCAGCCAGGAGGAGAACCGCGGCTACGCCGAGCGCTTCCAGGTGTCCCTGCTCTTGCAGCCCGAGGGCCTGGCCGGCGCCTGGGCCGAGGTGGATGAGACGCGCTTCGCGCAGATCATGAACAACCTGCTCTCCAACGCCATCAAGTTCTCCCCTCCCGGCGGCACGGTCGAGGTCGGCATGCTGCAGGAGCGGGACTGGCTGGAGATCTTCGTGCGAGACCACGGCGACGGCATCCCCGCCGACTTCCAGCCCCTGATCTTCCGCAAGTTCTCCCAGGCGGACAGCTCCGACACCCGCCGCCAGCGCGGCACCGGCCTGGGGCTGTACCTGACGCGCATGCTCGTGGAGCGGATGCGGGGAGGGATCCGCTTCGAGACCGCGAAGGGCCAGGGCACCACCTTCTTCGTCCGCCTGCCTCGCCACTCACCTCAGTCCGGAAGCGGGGCCTGACGCGGAGTGCCCAGCAGCTCCAGGGTCCGCACGGCGACCCTCACGAGCGTCTGCGCGCAGGGCTCGCAGCCTCCCCCACAGCACCGGGGCCAGCGGCCCTCGGGGTTGCGCACGAGCGGCCGGACCGAGGAGCGATAGTAGGAAGGCAGTCCGAGCTCGTCGCTGGCGCGGTTGAGGGCCAGCTCGAGCTCGCTCTCGGAGATCTCAGGCACGCCCTGCCCTCTCCATCACCGGGACTCCGAGCTCGCGCCGTCCCTCGAGCCCTCCCAGGCCGTCACCGCGACGCAGGCCTGGCTCTGGCTGCCCACGCGCAGCTCCGCCTCGAAGCGTGTGACTTCCAGGCGATCGCGCTCGATCCGCTCGCGAAGGTCCGGGTGCTGCGTGAGGTTGCTCAGCACCACCACCTGCCCTCCCTTCGCCTCCGCCTGGAGCCGCGCGGCCAGGTTCATCGTGGTGCCGAACAGATCCAGGCGCTGGTTGGCACGCACCGCGAGGCACGGCCCTTCGTGGATGCCGATCTTCGGCCGGAGCCCATGCTCTCCCAGGAGCCGCTCCGTCTCGCGCGACAGCTCCAGGGCCGCCGCGAACGCATCTCCGGCGCGCAGGAAGGTAGCCATCACCGAGTCTCCCATCGTCTTGAGCACCGAGCCGCTATGTCGCTCGGCGGCTTCCGAGACGATGCGGAAGTGCTGCTCGATGAGGGCGAAGGCCCGCGCGTCGCCGATCTTCTCGTAGAGCGCGGTGCTGCCCGTCAGGTCCGAGAACAGCACCACCATGGAGCCGGTGGTCAGCGCCATGCCCGCGGAGGGCGCCTCGGTGGAGAACAGCTCGTGGAAGTCCCGCACCGCGAGCACGTCCCTGCCGAGCGCGACCTCCGGCTCCCAGTCCGCGCGCTCGATCGAGAACTCCTCCTCGTGCGGCGTCGAGTTGACGAGCACGAGCGTCACCCGGGAGTCCCCGGCCTTGCTGTCCCCGGTCGTCACCTCCAGCGCGCGCGAGTCCAGCGTCACCTGCAGTGAGCCGCCCGACCGCACGGGGAGCCCGGTGCGCAAGCGCCGCATGGCGGTGCGCAGGGAGTACGCCCCCCTTGGCAGCTCCAGCGTCACCTCGCGGCGGCCATGCGGCGGGACGATGAAGTTCGCCAGGATGTGGGGCCGGAACCAGGGAGAGGCCACGCACCAGGTGCCCGCGTTCACGGCCCGGATGGCCGGGCTCACCTGGAAGCTCGCCTCCACGTTCGACGCGAAGTCCACCCCGAACGAGCGGTCGCAGTCGATGCAGTAGCCCTCGCGCGGCAGGCTCTCCAGGCTCGACACCTCCTGGGCGCCGCCTCGGCAGCCGGGGCACTCGAGCTGCCAGCGCAGCTCGTAGAGACCGGCCCTCGCCGCGTGCAGGAAGCCCCGGAGCACCTGGCGCCGGTCGAAGCCCCAGATGCGCGCCAGCTCGAACGGGCGGATCTGCCCCACCTCGTCATCGAAGCCGTCCCGAGCGAACCGGACGATCCGCTCCCGGAGCTCGGCGGACACGGGGGCGCTGGCGAAGCGCTGGGCGCGGTGCTGCAGCTCCTTCTCCTGGAACTGGCTGCGGAGGCCGAAGACGATGCCGTCGGGCTCCAGCCGGCCCAGGAGGTGGCGCGCGAGGATGACCGCAGGCACGGGCCTCGGCTCCAGCCCGCCCTGGTCCCGAGCGCTCTTGAAGAGCCGCTCCAAGGAGTCGAGATAGTGCGTCAGCGCCTGATCGATGGACTGGAGGAGCCGGTGCTCGGACTGTCTGTCCAGGGGCTTGTCGCCCTTCATGTAGGCGGTGAGCGAGACCTGGACGCCTCCCTCCGAGGGCTGGAGCTCCGCGCGGAAGCCGCCGAGCCGCATCGGCCCGGACAGGTAGTGCCGCAGGCCATGGAGGCGCTGGCCCTCCACCCACTCCCCACGCTCGAGCCACTCGGCCTCGCCCCAGGACTGGGTGGCGTGGCCGACGCGGGCGCGCACCCGCTCGCCCTCGGCTTCGAGCTCGGTGTAGCGGTACTGGGTGGGCTTGAAGCCCGCCAGCCGGTCCCAGCGATTGGTGTCCGCGACGAACCCCCAGACGAGCTCGGGCGGCGCGGGAAGGTGACGCTCCTGAGTCCTCGAGTATTCGTGGGCCATGGGGGCAGCGTACCCTCGCGCCTCCCGGACGGCGAGAGCCTCCGCACGGCCGCGCGGTGACCACTGGAGGATGCTGTGCGTGAGGATGGCGTTCACAGTCCGCCGCTCGCCTCTATAGTCCGCGCCCGGTGCCTCCCCTCCTGGGAGGACCCTGGTTACGGGAGCGGATATGGACGTTCGTGCAGCGGTCGCGTTCGAGGCAGGCAAGCCCTTGCGCATCGAGACGGTGCAGCTCGAGGGCCCCAGGGCCGGTGAGGTGCTGGTCGAGCTGAAGGCCACCGGCGTCTGCCACACCGACGACTACACGCTGTCCGGCAAGGACCCGGAGGGGCTCTTCCCGGCGATCCTCGGCCACGAGGGCGCCGGGGTGGTGGTGGACGTGGGGCCGGGCGTCACCTCCGTGAAGAAGGGTGACCACGTCATCCCCCTCTACACGCCCGAGTGCCGGCACTGTGAGTACTGCCTGTCTCGCAAGACGAACCTCTGTCAGGCCATCCGGAGCACGCAGGGCCAGGGGCTGATGCCGGACGGCACCAGCCGGTTCCGGCTCGGCAAGGAGCGCATCCACCACTACATGGGCACGTCCACCTTCGCGCAGTTCACGGTGCTGCCGGAGATCGCCGTGGCGAAGATCCGCGAGGACGCTCCCTTCGAGAAGGTCTGCTACATCGGCTGCGGCGTGACGACGGGCATCGGCGCCGTGGTGTACACGGCGAAGGTGGAGCCCGGCAGCAAGGTGGTGGTGTTCGGCCTGGGCGGCATCGGGCTGAACGTGGTGCAGGGGGCGCGCATGGTGGGCGCGGACATGATCGTCGGGGTGGACATCAACCCGTCGCGCCGGGCCCTGGCCGAGAAGCTGGGCATGACGCACTTCGTGAACCCGCGCGAGGTGGGCACGGACCTGGTGAAGTACCTGGTGGACCTCACCAAGGGCGGA
Proteins encoded:
- a CDS encoding S-(hydroxymethyl)glutathione dehydrogenase/class III alcohol dehydrogenase → MDVRAAVAFEAGKPLRIETVQLEGPRAGEVLVELKATGVCHTDDYTLSGKDPEGLFPAILGHEGAGVVVDVGPGVTSVKKGDHVIPLYTPECRHCEYCLSRKTNLCQAIRSTQGQGLMPDGTSRFRLGKERIHHYMGTSTFAQFTVLPEIAVAKIREDAPFEKVCYIGCGVTTGIGAVVYTAKVEPGSKVVVFGLGGIGLNVVQGARMVGADMIVGVDINPSRRALAEKLGMTHFVNPREVGTDLVKYLVDLTKGGADYSFECIGNVDVMRQALECCHKGWGESIIIGVAAAGQEIRTRPFQLVTGRVWKGSAFGGARGRTDVPKIVDWYMEGKIQIDPLITHVMPLEDISKSFDLMHQGESIRSVVKYS
- a CDS encoding DUF5939 domain-containing protein, translating into MAHEYSRTQERHLPAPPELVWGFVADTNRWDRLAGFKPTQYRYTELEAEGERVRARVGHATQSWGEAEWLERGEWVEGQRLHGLRHYLSGPMRLGGFRAELQPSEGGVQVSLTAYMKGDKPLDRQSEHRLLQSIDQALTHYLDSLERLFKSARDQGGLEPRPVPAVILARHLLGRLEPDGIVFGLRSQFQEKELQHRAQRFASAPVSAELRERIVRFARDGFDDEVGQIRPFELARIWGFDRRQVLRGFLHAARAGLYELRWQLECPGCRGGAQEVSSLESLPREGYCIDCDRSFGVDFASNVEASFQVSPAIRAVNAGTWCVASPWFRPHILANFIVPPHGRREVTLELPRGAYSLRTAMRRLRTGLPVRSGGSLQVTLDSRALEVTTGDSKAGDSRVTLVLVNSTPHEEEFSIERADWEPEVALGRDVLAVRDFHELFSTEAPSAGMALTTGSMVVLFSDLTGSTALYEKIGDARAFALIEQHFRIVSEAAERHSGSVLKTMGDSVMATFLRAGDAFAAALELSRETERLLGEHGLRPKIGIHEGPCLAVRANQRLDLFGTTMNLAARLQAEAKGGQVVVLSNLTQHPDLRERIERDRLEVTRFEAELRVGSQSQACVAVTAWEGSRDGASSESR